The following proteins are co-located in the Bosea sp. AS-1 genome:
- a CDS encoding SMP-30/gluconolactonase/LRE family protein — protein sequence MAKSSADPVDTPGAQALTKGLDVLLAIGAADGPVRFGDIAEAVKMPAASLHRLLAALVSRNLIRYDRRRRRYEIGVRVLELSRRSLDGSEIIRAAKPEMARLSRSVGSTILLMIRDGADVFVLDFDDPDPSYGRLVRLWRRSPVMETAAGRALLAAMPRENALELLAEIDPAAAGDARLMSELDMGKALGYVVCRPEAASGRVTVAAAIQDSDRMPLAAIVVMVDTPAAGVEELHDLGRMLVEAARRASSQIGVDLSAPYVMRQPAQPPDSSVTALPTGRDFVGESPIWDDRRKKLFWVDVLAPALRWFDPADQQSGRIALPAITAGLALDRQGQLVGCGQGGFSLIDPDSGRVSALFNPETDRPDNRFNTAGVDPRGRIWAGTMALDQAPRRGRLYSIDHSLLSRRHPAPAGAPRNPVFSLDGSRMYVADADQAGVQVYDFDVEAGVCSNPRLLIEAEAGAGRPNGMTIDSEGHLWIAWVGGWSVRRYDPDGRLVEKISLPVPMPTGCAFGGAGSHTLYVTNTYIRMPPGLSAEAPAAGQLLSIETRATGNAVPRCW from the coding sequence ATGGCCAAGAGCTCCGCTGACCCTGTCGACACGCCTGGTGCCCAGGCTCTGACCAAGGGGCTCGACGTCCTGCTGGCCATCGGCGCGGCTGACGGGCCGGTCAGGTTCGGGGACATCGCCGAAGCCGTGAAGATGCCTGCGGCCTCGCTGCACCGGCTGCTGGCGGCGCTCGTCAGCCGCAATCTCATCCGCTACGACCGACGGCGCCGGCGCTACGAGATCGGCGTGCGCGTCCTCGAATTGTCGCGCCGCAGCCTCGACGGCAGCGAGATCATCCGCGCCGCCAAGCCGGAGATGGCGCGGCTGTCACGCAGCGTCGGCTCGACCATCCTGCTGATGATCCGGGACGGAGCGGACGTCTTCGTGCTCGATTTCGACGACCCCGATCCGAGCTATGGCCGTCTCGTGCGGCTCTGGCGAAGAAGCCCCGTGATGGAAACCGCCGCAGGTCGGGCGCTCCTCGCCGCGATGCCGCGCGAGAACGCGCTCGAGCTGCTGGCCGAGATCGATCCCGCAGCGGCCGGCGATGCACGCCTGATGTCCGAACTGGATATGGGCAAGGCCCTCGGCTACGTCGTCTGCCGGCCGGAGGCCGCGAGCGGTCGCGTCACCGTCGCCGCCGCGATCCAGGATAGCGACCGCATGCCCCTGGCGGCGATCGTCGTCATGGTCGACACGCCGGCTGCAGGCGTCGAGGAGCTGCACGATCTCGGGCGGATGCTGGTGGAAGCAGCCCGCCGGGCCTCCAGCCAGATTGGCGTTGATCTTTCAGCGCCCTACGTCATGCGCCAGCCGGCGCAGCCGCCCGACAGCTCGGTCACCGCTCTGCCGACCGGCCGGGATTTCGTCGGCGAGAGTCCGATCTGGGACGACCGGCGCAAGAAGCTGTTCTGGGTCGACGTGCTGGCGCCGGCCTTGCGCTGGTTCGACCCCGCCGACCAGCAATCCGGGCGCATCGCCCTGCCGGCGATCACGGCAGGGCTCGCGCTCGACCGGCAAGGCCAGCTCGTCGGCTGCGGGCAGGGCGGCTTCAGTCTGATCGATCCCGACAGCGGCCGGGTTTCGGCCCTGTTCAACCCGGAGACGGATCGGCCCGATAACCGCTTCAACACGGCTGGCGTCGACCCGCGCGGGCGCATCTGGGCCGGCACGATGGCGCTGGACCAGGCACCACGGCGCGGCCGGCTCTATTCGATCGATCACAGCCTGTTGTCGCGCCGGCATCCGGCTCCTGCGGGCGCGCCGCGCAATCCGGTGTTCTCGCTCGACGGCTCCCGCATGTATGTCGCGGATGCCGACCAGGCCGGCGTGCAGGTCTATGATTTCGACGTCGAGGCTGGGGTTTGCAGCAATCCGCGCCTGCTGATCGAGGCCGAGGCCGGAGCCGGCCGGCCGAACGGCATGACCATCGATTCGGAAGGGCATCTCTGGATCGCCTGGGTCGGAGGCTGGAGCGTGCGCCGCTACGATCCAGACGGGCGCCTTGTCGAGAAGATCTCTTTGCCGGTGCCGATGCCGACCGGCTGCGCCTTCGGCGGCGCGGGCAGCCACACGCTCTATGTCACCAACACCTATATCCGCATGCCGCCCGGCCTGAGCGCCGAGGCACCGGCTGCAGGGCAATTGCTGTCCATCGAAACCCGCGCGACGGGGAACGCCGTGCCGCGCTGCTGGTAG
- a CDS encoding SMP-30/gluconolactonase/LRE family protein, which translates to MLTITADDVLPVHMADALTGEAPFWDEARGSLWWIDIQGQRLLGFEPASGRMSSHRLPLMPGFVVSFAHHGLVLGLEDGIYPFAPETGVGERLFAVEEDLPANRLNDGKTDAAGRLWFGSMDKTGSGAPVGALYSLTPDGVLRCHRSEIRIPNAIAFSPCGKTFYFSDSRSQVVEAFDYDVASGTFSNGRAFARFMGGEHPDGACTDADGGVWIAVVNGSRIERRRADGAVDLVVELPVSRPTMPMLGGRDGRTLFVTSQRRFLGTQKLKQEALAGQLLAVRVPFSSRR; encoded by the coding sequence ATGCTGACGATCACGGCCGACGATGTCCTGCCGGTGCATATGGCCGACGCCCTGACCGGCGAGGCGCCGTTCTGGGATGAGGCGCGCGGCTCGCTCTGGTGGATCGACATCCAGGGCCAGCGGCTGCTCGGCTTCGAGCCGGCCAGTGGCCGAATGTCCAGCCATCGCCTGCCGCTGATGCCCGGCTTCGTCGTGAGCTTCGCCCATCATGGCCTGGTTCTCGGCCTGGAGGATGGCATCTACCCGTTCGCGCCTGAGACGGGGGTCGGCGAGAGGTTGTTCGCGGTCGAGGAAGACCTGCCGGCCAACCGGCTCAATGATGGCAAGACCGACGCGGCAGGCCGGCTCTGGTTCGGCAGCATGGACAAGACCGGTAGTGGCGCGCCGGTCGGTGCGCTCTACTCGCTGACGCCGGATGGGGTGCTGCGTTGTCACCGGAGCGAGATCCGGATCCCGAATGCCATCGCCTTCTCGCCTTGCGGCAAAACCTTCTACTTCTCCGACAGCCGCAGCCAAGTGGTCGAGGCCTTCGACTATGATGTCGCCAGCGGCACCTTTTCCAACGGCCGGGCTTTCGCGAGGTTTATGGGGGGCGAGCATCCTGACGGCGCCTGCACCGACGCCGACGGCGGCGTCTGGATCGCGGTGGTGAACGGCTCGCGGATCGAGCGGCGGCGAGCGGACGGGGCTGTCGATTTGGTGGTCGAGCTACCCGTCTCGCGTCCGACCATGCCGATGCTCGGCGGTCGCGATGGGCGGACCCTGTTCGTCACCTCGCAGCGCCGCTTCCTCGGCACGCAGAAGCTGAAGCAGGAGGCGCTGGCTGGTCAGCTTCTTGCCGTGAGAGTGCCCTTCAGCAGTCGTCGCTAG
- the lspA gene encoding signal peptidase II produces MTIVTESRRHARRSPARFPLEPLAASDRREGVSDLVTGTFMPVAPFGNLPLCSGPGRTAMWWRAMAVISWAVLAAGLDQLSKWAILTQVMDPLRAIEITPFLNLRLGFNYGVSFGLGSGVLENWPGLLAAFKLAVAGGLIIWAICSPRLFERIGLALISGGALGNALDRWRQGAVTDFLDLHWAGWHWPTFNGADIAISAGAVLVLLAAFPHGSGQGAATARERRAMARQTRRERG; encoded by the coding sequence TTGACGATCGTCACGGAAAGCCGCCGGCACGCTCGAAGAAGCCCGGCGCGATTTCCCCTTGAACCTCTAGCGGCTTCAGATCGTAGAGAGGGTGTCTCTGATCTCGTGACGGGGACATTCATGCCAGTTGCGCCTTTCGGCAACCTCCCACTTTGCAGCGGGCCTGGGCGCACTGCCATGTGGTGGCGCGCGATGGCGGTGATCAGTTGGGCGGTGCTCGCCGCAGGGCTGGATCAGCTCTCCAAATGGGCGATCCTGACACAGGTCATGGATCCGCTGCGCGCCATCGAAATCACTCCGTTTCTCAATCTGCGCCTCGGCTTCAATTACGGCGTCAGCTTCGGTCTCGGCAGTGGGGTTCTGGAGAACTGGCCTGGCCTGCTCGCCGCTTTCAAGCTGGCGGTCGCTGGCGGCCTGATCATTTGGGCGATCTGCAGCCCGCGGCTATTCGAGCGCATCGGGCTGGCTCTCATCTCCGGTGGCGCGCTGGGCAATGCGCTCGACCGCTGGCGCCAGGGAGCGGTCACCGACTTCCTCGATCTGCACTGGGCCGGTTGGCACTGGCCGACGTTCAATGGCGCCGACATCGCGATCTCCGCCGGTGCCGTGCTGGTGCTCCTCGCGGCGTTTCCGCATGGAAGCGGGCAGGGCGCCGCAACGGCAAGGGAACGCCGCGCGATGGCTCGCCAAACCAGGCGGGAGAGGGGCTGA
- a CDS encoding cation diffusion facilitator family transporter, with protein MGAGHSHGSTGGFGTAAGRHKRRLAMALGLTTAFMVAEVVGGLWTGSLALLADAAHMLTDAGGLALALIAIRFAERPATPETTYGYVRAEVLSALTNAVVLLLLTVYILYEAYRRFVDPPQVIGGPMLVVAVFGLVVNLISMRLLAGGSSESLNVKGAYFEVMSDMLGSLGVIVAAVVVLTTGWTLVDPIIGAGIGLFIVPRTWNLLRQAIHILLEGVPPEVDLELLRKRLCQVPGVTAVEDLHVWSITSGLNALSCHLVVDDMARSAAVLAEASALLRTEFTIRHSTIQIEDETIRGAAGHALPI; from the coding sequence ATGGGAGCGGGGCATTCTCACGGAAGCACGGGCGGCTTCGGTACGGCCGCCGGTCGACACAAGCGTCGGCTCGCCATGGCGCTTGGTCTCACCACGGCATTCATGGTCGCCGAAGTGGTCGGCGGCCTCTGGACCGGCAGTCTCGCGCTCCTGGCCGATGCCGCCCATATGCTGACCGATGCGGGCGGCCTGGCACTCGCACTGATCGCCATCCGCTTCGCGGAGCGGCCCGCGACGCCGGAAACGACCTATGGCTATGTGCGTGCCGAGGTCCTGTCGGCCCTGACGAATGCGGTCGTCCTACTCCTGCTGACCGTATACATCCTCTACGAGGCCTATCGACGTTTCGTGGATCCACCACAGGTCATCGGCGGACCGATGCTCGTCGTGGCCGTGTTCGGCCTCGTCGTCAACCTGATCAGCATGCGGCTGCTCGCCGGCGGCTCCTCGGAAAGCCTGAACGTGAAGGGCGCCTATTTCGAGGTGATGAGCGACATGCTCGGGTCGCTCGGCGTCATCGTCGCGGCTGTCGTCGTCCTGACGACAGGTTGGACATTGGTCGATCCGATCATCGGCGCCGGCATCGGGTTGTTCATCGTACCGCGTACCTGGAATCTGCTCCGGCAGGCCATCCATATCCTGCTGGAAGGCGTCCCGCCCGAAGTCGATCTCGAGCTGCTTCGCAAGCGGCTTTGCCAAGTTCCGGGTGTGACGGCGGTGGAGGACCTGCATGTCTGGAGCATCACGTCGGGACTGAACGCGCTGAGCTGCCATCTCGTGGTCGATGACATGGCCCGCTCCGCAGCGGTCCTAGCCGAGGCGAGCGCCCTGTTGCGAACCGAATTCACCATCCGGCACAGCACGATCCAGATCGAGGACGAGACCATTCGTGGCGCAGCGGGCCATGCCCTGCCGATCTGA
- a CDS encoding SCO family protein produces MSGARALERRKGLHGEAAMRVLKLIRYGAWAGVLAVAVAATLLLGWWRVDGPGRPAGNAQLMGGLAEIGRSFSLVDQTGRPVTEADFYGKPALVFFGFTNCPEVCPTTLFDITTWLKTLGPQADRLQVLFITVDPERDTPQQLALYLESFDPRIVGLSGTGEQVTAALAAFKAYAKRVPTKDGYTMDHTASTYVLDAGGRFRTLIDYHEGAAAALAKIRRVL; encoded by the coding sequence ATGTCCGGCGCGAGAGCGCTGGAACGACGCAAGGGTCTGCACGGTGAGGCCGCCATGCGCGTCCTGAAGCTGATCCGCTATGGGGCCTGGGCAGGGGTGCTGGCTGTTGCCGTGGCCGCGACGCTGCTTCTCGGCTGGTGGCGCGTCGACGGGCCCGGCCGCCCTGCCGGAAACGCGCAGCTTATGGGAGGGCTGGCCGAGATCGGCCGGAGCTTCAGCCTGGTCGATCAGACCGGGCGGCCCGTGACCGAGGCCGATTTCTACGGCAAGCCGGCGCTTGTCTTCTTCGGCTTCACCAATTGCCCCGAGGTCTGTCCGACGACGCTGTTCGACATCACCACCTGGCTGAAGACGCTCGGTCCGCAAGCCGACAGATTGCAGGTGCTGTTCATCACCGTCGATCCGGAACGCGATACGCCGCAGCAGCTCGCGCTCTATCTGGAATCCTTCGATCCCCGCATCGTCGGGCTGTCCGGAACGGGGGAGCAGGTGACGGCGGCACTGGCCGCCTTCAAGGCCTATGCCAAACGGGTTCCCACGAAAGACGGCTATACGATGGACCATACGGCATCGACCTATGTCCTCGATGCCGGGGGGCGCTTCCGGACGCTGATCGACTATCACGAAGGGGCCGCAGCCGCGCTCGCCAAAATCCGGAGGGTTCTCTGA
- the cls gene encoding cardiolipin synthase: MSSPHLGLHTVFGLLLFAVHLVVMARAITRPDRTPAARAAWVLVIAFLPLLGVVAYLLLGETSIGRERIRRLQAAEARTSRLDEAAYAPAALDPQAAVLFDFCRSINQFPPVSGNRIALLGDPDAPPSRPEVNSDLAIDSLIQDIEQARDHVHICFYIWLDDGNGGKVADAVVAAARRGVQCRIMVDALGSRAFIHGPRWQQLREAGVKLVATLNDIPRLGHLAIGRLDLRNHRKIAVIDNRIAYCGSQNCADPAFAVQAKYAPWVDIFLRCEGPVVRQAQYLFVCTWIAETGEPLEGLPGAAPTPESFEPGCVAQMYGTGPTTPGNAMSNSFVGGIYAAREELLITTPYFAPDEAVLRALSAAPHRGVRTTVIFPERNNSWLVGSTCRSCYMDLLSSGIAIYEYPLGLLHTKSMTIDGQIALVGSANMDRRSMQLNFENNLLIADEQVTAAVRARQLGYLAVSRLVERDTVLSWPFHTRLVQNAAGMMAPVL; encoded by the coding sequence TTGAGTTCGCCCCATCTCGGCCTGCATACCGTCTTCGGGCTGCTGCTCTTCGCCGTGCATCTGGTCGTCATGGCGCGCGCCATCACCCGCCCCGACCGCACGCCCGCCGCTCGCGCCGCCTGGGTGCTGGTCATCGCGTTTCTGCCGTTGCTCGGGGTCGTGGCCTATCTGCTCCTCGGCGAGACCAGCATCGGGCGCGAGCGTATCCGACGCCTCCAGGCGGCCGAAGCGCGGACGAGCCGGCTGGACGAGGCCGCCTATGCGCCGGCCGCGCTCGACCCACAAGCCGCCGTCCTGTTCGACTTCTGCCGGTCGATCAACCAGTTCCCCCCGGTGAGCGGCAACCGGATCGCCTTGCTGGGCGACCCGGATGCGCCGCCGTCCCGCCCCGAAGTCAATTCCGATCTCGCCATCGACTCGCTGATTCAGGACATCGAGCAGGCGCGCGATCACGTTCACATCTGCTTCTATATCTGGCTCGACGACGGGAACGGCGGCAAGGTCGCCGATGCCGTCGTGGCCGCCGCAAGACGCGGAGTGCAGTGCCGGATCATGGTCGACGCGCTCGGCTCCCGAGCCTTCATCCACGGGCCGCGCTGGCAGCAATTGCGCGAGGCTGGCGTCAAGCTGGTCGCGACCCTGAACGACATTCCGCGGCTGGGTCACCTCGCCATCGGGCGCCTCGATTTGCGCAATCACCGCAAGATCGCCGTCATCGACAACCGGATCGCCTATTGCGGCAGCCAGAACTGTGCCGACCCGGCCTTCGCCGTCCAGGCGAAATATGCGCCCTGGGTCGATATCTTCCTGCGTTGCGAAGGCCCGGTCGTGCGCCAGGCGCAATATCTGTTCGTTTGCACATGGATCGCGGAAACGGGCGAGCCGCTCGAGGGGCTGCCCGGCGCAGCGCCTACCCCCGAAAGCTTCGAGCCGGGGTGCGTCGCCCAGATGTACGGCACCGGGCCGACGACGCCTGGCAACGCCATGTCGAACTCCTTCGTCGGAGGCATCTATGCCGCCCGCGAGGAACTGCTGATCACGACCCCTTACTTCGCGCCGGATGAGGCGGTGCTGCGCGCGCTCAGCGCAGCTCCGCATCGTGGCGTCAGGACCACGGTCATCTTTCCGGAGCGCAACAATTCGTGGCTCGTCGGAAGCACCTGCCGCAGCTGCTATATGGACCTGCTCTCCAGCGGTATCGCCATCTACGAGTATCCGCTCGGATTGCTGCACACCAAATCGATGACCATCGACGGGCAGATCGCGCTGGTGGGTTCCGCCAACATGGATCGGCGAAGCATGCAGCTCAACTTCGAGAACAACCTGCTGATCGCGGACGAGCAGGTGACTGCCGCCGTTCGCGCGCGCCAACTCGGTTATCTCGCCGTGTCACGGCTCGTCGAGCGCGATACCGTGCTGTCTTGGCCGTTTCACACCCGCCTCGTACAGAACGCCGCCGGCATGATGGCGCCTGTTCTCTAG
- a CDS encoding TniQ family protein: protein MSGLYPSLELRTGESPASFLSRLALLHRAQSLSVFALDMGFQYQHIVDGDRAALSRFASVSGASVEQLFDQAIVREHDHYLYRGQTFVRSSLRRARVVACPRCLAEDLGDGASPWQASGRSDWLFQHYRVCLKHHVRLVEFGEVSNDQTTHDFARRMAPLVVDIPTLAQEAKPGDPTELEQYLEARLTGGAGPRWLDSLPFYVAWRTCEVIGAVDRNGRDAPIRDLSEEDWRHAGSRGYDIAAGGPADVRAFLHDLWSTSSCARQGASGPQAWFGQFFKWLYAMKGDLNYDPVQAIVIDFVADVAPVSPDDRLFGKQIVQERRLHSVFTAARASGIHHKRLRRVLRASGVLPPDSDHLSDNLVTFRLSAGEPIIEMLQNVITLKQAETYINAGRVHTKLLADHGFIQPVEGHDRLELGDQRYDRRELDEFIRRLSANAVWVKEPEGPQLTIAAAAKRACCSAMEIVKLILDHQLGWVGSWTATTGYHSILVDVSEIKRLTHGEYGDNLTMRQAADLLRSTDRVVSVLVERQLLATESRINPINRCPYIAVPRKSIEGFKAQYASLHELARSRGQHMPALKRELAMRGVEPAWPPNQVGASFYERAAIPPGI from the coding sequence ATGAGCGGCCTCTATCCTTCGCTCGAGCTGCGGACCGGTGAGTCACCGGCGAGCTTCCTGTCACGGCTGGCACTTCTGCACCGCGCCCAGAGCCTCAGCGTGTTCGCGCTTGATATGGGTTTCCAGTACCAGCACATCGTAGACGGAGATCGGGCCGCGTTGAGCCGGTTTGCCAGCGTCTCCGGTGCTTCGGTCGAGCAGCTCTTCGATCAGGCCATTGTCCGTGAGCATGACCATTATCTCTATCGCGGGCAGACCTTCGTCAGATCCTCCCTCCGACGAGCGCGAGTCGTGGCCTGCCCCCGCTGCCTGGCGGAGGATCTCGGCGATGGCGCCAGTCCATGGCAAGCGAGCGGCCGCAGCGATTGGCTGTTTCAACATTACCGTGTTTGCCTGAAGCACCATGTGCGGCTGGTGGAGTTCGGCGAGGTCAGCAACGACCAGACCACTCATGACTTTGCCCGGAGAATGGCACCGCTCGTCGTTGATATTCCGACACTCGCTCAGGAGGCAAAGCCGGGCGATCCAACAGAGTTGGAGCAGTATCTTGAAGCGCGTCTGACTGGCGGCGCCGGCCCCCGCTGGCTCGACAGCCTGCCATTCTATGTTGCCTGGAGAACCTGCGAAGTGATCGGTGCCGTAGACCGCAACGGGCGCGATGCGCCCATTCGCGATCTGAGCGAAGAGGACTGGCGACATGCCGGCAGCCGCGGGTACGACATTGCCGCTGGCGGTCCTGCCGATGTTCGAGCGTTCTTGCACGATCTCTGGTCGACAAGCAGTTGCGCCAGGCAAGGCGCCTCCGGCCCTCAGGCCTGGTTTGGGCAATTCTTCAAATGGTTGTACGCGATGAAGGGCGATCTGAACTACGACCCGGTTCAAGCCATCGTCATCGACTTCGTCGCTGACGTGGCCCCTGTCAGCCCGGACGACAGGCTCTTCGGCAAGCAAATTGTTCAGGAACGACGGCTGCACTCGGTCTTCACGGCGGCCCGCGCAAGTGGAATCCATCACAAGCGCCTCAGGAGGGTGCTCCGCGCGTCAGGCGTGTTGCCGCCCGATAGCGACCACCTCAGCGACAACTTGGTGACCTTTCGCCTGTCAGCAGGTGAGCCGATCATCGAGATGCTCCAGAACGTCATCACGCTGAAGCAGGCTGAGACCTACATCAATGCCGGGCGCGTGCACACCAAACTCCTGGCAGATCATGGCTTCATTCAGCCGGTGGAAGGGCATGACCGCCTCGAACTAGGCGATCAGCGCTACGACCGCCGTGAGCTTGACGAATTCATAAGGCGCCTGTCCGCCAACGCTGTATGGGTTAAAGAACCTGAGGGGCCCCAGTTGACCATCGCAGCAGCGGCGAAGCGTGCCTGCTGCTCGGCGATGGAGATTGTAAAACTGATACTCGATCACCAGTTGGGGTGGGTAGGCTCGTGGACCGCGACAACCGGATACCATTCCATTTTGGTCGATGTGTCCGAGATCAAACGGCTTACGCACGGTGAATACGGTGACAATCTTACAATGCGTCAGGCTGCAGACTTACTTCGATCCACCGATAGGGTTGTCAGCGTGCTCGTAGAGCGCCAGCTGCTCGCGACTGAGAGCCGGATCAACCCTATCAATCGATGTCCCTATATCGCCGTTCCACGCAAATCCATCGAAGGTTTCAAAGCTCAATATGCGTCGCTCCATGAGCTCGCCCGCAGTCGCGGACAGCATATGCCCGCCTTGAAGCGGGAATTGGCAATGCGCGGTGTTGAGCCAGCTTGGCCCCCAAATCAGGTTGGCGCGTCGTTTTACGAGCGAGCCGCTATTCCGCCCGGCATCTAA
- a CDS encoding ATP-binding protein encodes MTYNSDLIEVFRVSLSEQQKIVLAAREKLKNKHIETEWDPELRRKFDTLMRSVLSQRQSGSEPAHARHEGRCLFVSGEAGTGKTASLERLFRTHPILQPRGEHRSPLLRVIVPAPCTLKTLGREVLRALGYPLARELADHIIWARILELLPVAGVLIIHFDETHNLTDNANVVQMDNIRKTFKTLMVSSWPVGLIISGLPSLIPEMRKIDEIRRRGQFVSVPLLRLPDDNEMVEGIICGLAEVVGVAIGEDAAEQIAPRLIHGALHRFGLVIELIHEAVELALLDEKALSIEHFATAYTDRTGCGALMNPFVAPNWADLDCSQVLVDEPPIEPVLPIDPPRRSGRGRKNGGRS; translated from the coding sequence ATGACCTATAACTCTGACCTCATTGAGGTATTCCGCGTTTCGCTTTCAGAGCAGCAGAAAATCGTTTTGGCGGCGCGTGAAAAGCTGAAAAACAAGCATATCGAGACGGAATGGGATCCTGAGCTCAGGCGCAAGTTCGATACGCTGATGCGTTCCGTTCTGAGCCAGCGGCAGTCTGGCAGCGAGCCAGCGCACGCTCGGCATGAGGGGCGCTGCCTCTTCGTGAGCGGGGAGGCCGGAACCGGAAAAACCGCATCTCTCGAGCGGCTTTTTCGAACACACCCCATCCTTCAGCCTCGGGGAGAGCATCGCTCTCCCTTGCTCAGGGTGATCGTGCCAGCTCCTTGCACCTTAAAAACGCTCGGGCGAGAGGTGCTCAGAGCACTGGGTTACCCTCTGGCTCGGGAATTGGCGGATCACATCATCTGGGCCCGCATCCTGGAGCTTCTACCCGTTGCCGGTGTGCTGATCATCCATTTCGACGAGACGCACAATCTGACGGACAACGCCAACGTGGTCCAAATGGACAACATCAGGAAGACCTTCAAGACGCTGATGGTCTCGTCCTGGCCAGTTGGCCTGATCATTTCGGGCTTGCCTAGCCTGATCCCCGAGATGCGCAAAATCGACGAGATTCGCCGTCGTGGCCAGTTTGTGTCGGTTCCGCTGCTAAGGCTGCCCGACGACAATGAGATGGTCGAAGGCATCATCTGCGGCCTTGCGGAGGTGGTTGGCGTCGCCATTGGCGAAGACGCGGCCGAGCAGATCGCGCCTCGGCTGATCCACGGCGCCTTGCACCGCTTCGGGCTTGTGATTGAGCTGATTCACGAGGCCGTCGAGCTGGCCCTGTTGGACGAGAAGGCGCTTTCGATCGAGCACTTCGCCACTGCCTACACAGACCGAACCGGCTGCGGCGCGCTGATGAACCCATTCGTGGCTCCAAACTGGGCTGATCTCGATTGCTCACAGGTCCTGGTTGATGAGCCGCCAATCGAGCCCGTCCTACCGATTGACCCGCCGCGTCGTAGTGGTCGCGGTCGCAAGAATGGAGGTCGCTCATGA